From one Acidibrevibacterium fodinaquatile genomic stretch:
- a CDS encoding chloride channel protein — protein MSVFPFPSGAAARRDRPLPLRPRRPLGEIVLHVPQTLRALVRADEIWLVVLAALVGCGAGLCVVVMNIATLEMHHALFLIYGHERLSGMAKLDRGRLLLVPSLGGLVLGLSGLAVARFWPRRAVDPIEANALYGGRMSLNDSLIVVLQTIFSNGVGASVGLEAGYSQIGAALGSRLGRSFRVRRNDLRLLVGCGAAGAIGAAFNAPLTGAFYAFELVIGTYSLMTLAPVAVASISAIAVDRWLLGDPGGFELILPSTIPPFDYIPVLALGMVCALFGVAIMRAVTLTEEVFRHSGVPAWARPAIGGLAVGIMALVTPQVLSSGHAALHLGINAPYSLPFLALLVALKAAASAISIGSGFRGGLFFASLFLGAMLGKLFAAILAALTVKTLLPGVVCAVVGMSGLATAIVGGPLTMGFLALESTGSLPLTIAVLAASVVSALTVRRTFGYSFATWRFHLRGEAIRSAVDVGWIRNLTVGRMMRREVRTVRIDTPLANFRRDFPLGSEQRVIIVDQSGRYAGIIPVAEAHAVDGASTLADILHHADQALLPQMSVKDAISAFERAESDALAVIDSLENRRVIGLLTEQYALRRYSEELDRRRRDLSGE, from the coding sequence ATGAGCGTTTTTCCCTTCCCCTCGGGGGCAGCAGCGCGGCGCGACCGGCCGCTGCCGCTCCGTCCCCGGCGGCCACTCGGCGAAATCGTCCTGCATGTCCCGCAGACGCTGCGCGCCCTGGTGCGCGCCGACGAAATCTGGCTGGTGGTGCTCGCAGCCCTGGTCGGCTGCGGCGCCGGGCTCTGTGTCGTCGTGATGAATATCGCAACGCTTGAGATGCATCATGCGTTGTTCCTGATCTACGGCCATGAGCGGTTGAGCGGCATGGCCAAGCTCGATCGCGGCCGTCTCCTGCTGGTGCCGAGCCTCGGCGGTCTCGTGCTCGGGCTCTCCGGCCTTGCGGTCGCGCGTTTTTGGCCGCGCCGGGCGGTGGACCCGATCGAGGCGAATGCCCTCTATGGCGGGCGCATGTCGCTCAATGACAGCCTGATCGTCGTGCTGCAGACGATTTTCTCCAACGGCGTCGGCGCCTCGGTGGGGTTGGAAGCCGGCTACAGCCAGATCGGCGCCGCCCTCGGCTCGCGGCTCGGGCGCAGCTTCCGGGTGCGGCGCAACGATCTTCGTCTCCTCGTCGGCTGCGGCGCGGCGGGCGCGATCGGGGCGGCCTTCAACGCCCCGCTCACCGGGGCGTTCTATGCGTTCGAATTGGTGATCGGCACCTATTCGCTGATGACGCTGGCGCCGGTCGCGGTCGCCTCGATTTCGGCGATCGCGGTCGATCGCTGGCTGCTCGGTGACCCGGGCGGCTTCGAGCTTATCCTGCCGAGCACCATCCCGCCGTTCGACTATATCCCGGTGCTGGCGCTCGGCATGGTCTGCGCCTTGTTCGGCGTTGCCATCATGCGCGCGGTGACCCTGACCGAGGAAGTGTTCCGCCATAGCGGCGTGCCGGCTTGGGCGCGCCCGGCGATCGGCGGGCTCGCGGTCGGGATCATGGCGCTGGTGACGCCGCAAGTGCTCTCCTCGGGCCATGCGGCGCTCCATCTCGGCATCAACGCCCCCTATTCGCTGCCGTTTCTCGCACTTTTGGTCGCGCTCAAGGCCGCCGCCTCGGCGATTTCGATCGGCTCGGGGTTTCGCGGCGGCCTGTTTTTCGCCTCCCTCTTTCTCGGCGCCATGCTCGGCAAGCTGTTCGCCGCAATCCTCGCGGCGCTGACCGTGAAAACCTTGCTCCCCGGCGTGGTCTGCGCCGTCGTCGGCATGAGCGGGCTCGCGACGGCGATCGTCGGGGGGCCGCTGACCATGGGCTTTCTCGCGCTCGAGAGCACCGGCAGCCTGCCGCTCACCATCGCCGTGCTCGCCGCCTCCGTGGTCTCGGCGCTCACCGTGCGCCGCACCTTTGGCTACTCCTTCGCGACCTGGCGCTTCCATCTGCGCGGGGAAGCGATCCGCAGTGCCGTCGATGTCGGCTGGATCCGCAATCTCACGGTCGGGCGGATGATGCGCCGCGAGGTGCGGACGGTCCGCATCGACACGCCGCTCGCCAATTTCCGCCGCGATTTTCCGCTCGGCTCGGAGCAACGCGTGATCATCGTCGATCAGTCGGGCCGCTATGCCGGCATCATCCCGGTCGCCGAGGCCCACGCCGTGGACGGCGCGAGCACGCTCGCCGACATCCTCCATCACGCCGACCAGGCGCTTTTGCCACAAATGAGCGTCAAAGACGCGATCAGCGCCTTCGAGCGGGCGGAAAGCGACGCGCTGGCGGTGATCGACAGTCTGGAAAACCGCCGTGTCATCGGCCTGCTCACCGAGCAATACGCGCTGCGCCGCTATAGCGAGGAGCTTGACCGGCGGCGGCGCGATCTCTCCGGCGAGTGA